In Pantoea agglomerans, the genomic stretch TCCGCCCTGTTAAGCGGCAGCGCTATGGCTGACGACTCGCTGACGCAAAAAGCGCAGCAAAGCGCGGATAACGCCGGTGCGAAAATCAATAGTTCTATGAAAAAAGTCGATGGGTTTATGGACGACAGCGCCGTCACCGCAAAAGCGAAAGCTGCTCTGGTGGATGACGAAGCAATAAAAAGTACGGATATCTCCGTGAAAACCCACGACGGCGTAGTGACCCTGAGCGGTTTTGTTACCTCGCAGGATCAGGCTGAAAAAGCGGTCGCCGTGGTGAAAAACGTAGAGGGTGTTAAATCCGTCAGCGACAAACTGCACGTTAAAGACAGCAAAACACAAAGCATGAAGGGATATGCCGGTGATGCGGCAACGACAAGTGAAATTAAAGCTAAACTATTAGCAGATGACATCGTTCCGTCGCGTCACGTCAAGGTGGAAACCACTGACGGCGTGGTTCAGCTTTCAGGAACCGTCGCAACCAAAGCGCAGTCGGATCGCGCTGAAAGTATCGCGAAAGCGATTGAAGGTGTTAAAAGCGTTAAGAATGACCTGACTGTGAAGTCTTAACGTCGTGAGCGCGGCGTCCGCGTGGCGCCGTACTGACAAAACAAAACCCAAACTGGGAAGAAACGAGCAGTTCGATTTCACTATGGTAAGGAGAGGCTTATGTTTCGTTGGGGTATTATTTTTCTGGTAATTGCACTGATCGCGGCGGCGTTAGGATTTGGCGGCCTGGCCGGTACGGCAGCATGGGCGGCTAAAGTTGTCTTCGTCGTTGGTATTATCCTGTTCCTCGTGAGCCTGTTTACCGGCCGCAAACGACTCTGACCGGCTGGGGCATTCTGATTTTTGCTACGAGCATGCATAAAGCGGAGACCAGCCAGCCGTCGCGCTGCGTTAAGGATAATGCATCAGGCGCGACAGCCGCCGCCAGGCCATCTGGTGGCAGGTCAGGAGAAAAACATGGCTGGTTCTCCGGGATGCTGTCAACTTCAAGCGGATAAACGCAGCGGCAAACCTCAGAACCCTTTCTGAGGAGCAAAAGTGGGTATCCGGATCCCTGTAACGCTGGGCGCGATTGAGCCCTTAGCCTTGTCCCCGTTTAAAGCGCAAAAAATCGCCCTGGTGTGCGAAGGCGGTGGTCAGCGCGGCATTTTTACCGCAGGCGTGCTGGATGAGTTCCAGCGGGCCAGATTCAACCCCTTTCAGCTTTTTATCGGCACCTCAGCGGGCGCGCAGAATCTCTCCGCCTTTGTCTGCGGGCAGCAGGGCTACGCGCGGCGCGTGATCACCCGCTACACCACCAGCAAGCTCTTTTTCGATCCGCTGCGTTTCGTGCGCGGCGGCAACTTAATCGATCTCGACTGGCTGATAGAGGTGACCCAGCGCGAACTGCCGCTGGCGCTGGATAGCGCTAAGCTGCTGTTCGACAGCGGGCGCGAGTTCTATATGTGCGCCTGCCGCAGCGACGACTACTCCCCCGGCTACTTTGCGCCGACCCACGCCAACTGGCACGATCTGATTAAGGCGTCGAGCGCCATTCCCGGCTTTTACCGGCTCGGCGTCGATCTGGAAGGCATCAGCTACCTCGACGGCGGCATCAGCGATGCCATTCCGGTGCGCGAAGCGGCGCGTCGCGGCGCCGACACCATCGTGGTGATCCGCACCGTGCCGTCGCAGATGTTCTATACGCCAAAATGGATGAAGCGCATGGAGCGCTGGCTCAACGCCAGCGCGCTGCAGCCGATGATTAATATCCTGCATCACCATGAAGCGAGCTATCGCGAGATTCAGCAGTTTATCGAGCAGCCGCCCGGCGACCTGCGCATTATCGAAATCTATCCGCCGCATGTGCTGGCGAGCATGGCGCTGGGCAGTCGCGTCGCGTCGTTAAATCAGGATTATCATCTGGGACGGCGCTGTGGCCGCTACTTCCTCGCCACGCTGGGGCAGTGGCTCAGCGACGCCGAGCCGTTCGGGCGCTATACCACCGTTACGCCGCCCGCGCCTGTGGCCAACGCGCCTGACAACCGGCCGATTATGACGCCGCCGGTGGCGGGCAACGACGCAGACTATGATGAAGGTTCGCTGGCATGAGATTTACCGATACCCACTGCCACTTTGATTTTCCCCCCTTCGCTGGCGATGAGCGCGCCAGCATCGCGCGCGCCGCCGAAGCGGGCGTGGAGCGCATTATCGTCCCGGCAGTGGAGGCCAGCCGCTTTGCGCGCATCGTCTCGCTGGCGGC encodes the following:
- the osmY gene encoding molecular chaperone OsmY encodes the protein MNKTKIAQTLMAVMVGSALLSGSAMADDSLTQKAQQSADNAGAKINSSMKKVDGFMDDSAVTAKAKAALVDDEAIKSTDISVKTHDGVVTLSGFVTSQDQAEKAVAVVKNVEGVKSVSDKLHVKDSKTQSMKGYAGDAATTSEIKAKLLADDIVPSRHVKVETTDGVVQLSGTVATKAQSDRAESIAKAIEGVKSVKNDLTVKS
- a CDS encoding DUF1328 domain-containing protein, which produces MFRWGIIFLVIALIAAALGFGGLAGTAAWAAKVVFVVGIILFLVSLFTGRKRL
- a CDS encoding patatin family protein; its protein translation is MGIRIPVTLGAIEPLALSPFKAQKIALVCEGGGQRGIFTAGVLDEFQRARFNPFQLFIGTSAGAQNLSAFVCGQQGYARRVITRYTTSKLFFDPLRFVRGGNLIDLDWLIEVTQRELPLALDSAKLLFDSGREFYMCACRSDDYSPGYFAPTHANWHDLIKASSAIPGFYRLGVDLEGISYLDGGISDAIPVREAARRGADTIVVIRTVPSQMFYTPKWMKRMERWLNASALQPMINILHHHEASYREIQQFIEQPPGDLRIIEIYPPHVLASMALGSRVASLNQDYHLGRRCGRYFLATLGQWLSDAEPFGRYTTVTPPAPVANAPDNRPIMTPPVAGNDADYDEGSLA